A region of Solea solea chromosome 7, fSolSol10.1, whole genome shotgun sequence DNA encodes the following proteins:
- the numbl gene encoding numb-like protein isoform X1 produces MDITCCQCNIYTLISNHVITRTLTHGETACSREHVSPEMNKLRQSLRRKKPTYVPEASRPHQWHSDEEAVRKGKCNFPVRYLGLVEVEESRGMHVCEEAVKKLKVSGKKTVKAVLWVSADGLRVVDDKTKDLIVDQTIEKVSFCAPDRNYDKAFSYICRDGTTRRWMCHCFMAIKDTVCGERLSHAVGCAFAACLERKQRREKECGVTASFDASRTSFVREGSFRGNSSSCSQQGSSSERDDKLQDKKRDQPVSGVPALPPGTASPPEGAASPMDRPEPGGPHAIPRRHAPIEQLVRQGSFRGFPALSQKNSPFKRQLSLRLNDLPSTLQRKTDFQATSPEMEMGLPGEADHSINALCSQINMSFTKPSDELFSNTPLSTNGPPICTVPPILPPPPVPMQATSSWVQPEPPLHSHSPPALPVAIHLQSGHKRTPSEAERWLEEVSKTVKAQQTPPPGPTILAIPGPPTVSTQAALLAAPLTTVSTSKPLISGPSAMSSHVPLALPPMPLSSVPLIPGPPVSGPPMSLPSMSIPTMSAPIMSGAPMIQPSVPGPPGSLPSCMQPFPLGYDATPASLGMFSSQPVQPAFASMQSYMPGLASSMTFPNASVPVVGITPSQMVANVFCTATGSSGGGGGGGGGGAKVGAMGVVGQPHHSYTGAPAAVGPTGAFSTPPFSSTPPSLTTFNGLPLHSSAIQNGSPSCGRNVGSTSSWPPEGSQLAAPAASDSQDDDRFEAKWAALETKPGPQQPGNKGPAAAANPFSNNLQKTFEIEL; encoded by the exons atggaTATCACATGTTGTCAGTGTAATATTTATACTTTGATTTCAAACCATGTTATAACCAGGACGCTAACTCACGGGGAAACTGCATg TAGCAGAGAGCACGTGTCCCCAGAGATGAACAAGCTTCGTCAGAGCCTAAGGAGGAAGAAGCCCACCTACGTCCCAGAGGCCAGCAGACCGCACCAGTGGCACTCTGACGAGGAGGCTGTACGCAAGGGCAAATGTAACTTTCCTGTCCGG TACCTGGGgttggtggaggtggaggagtcgAGAGGGATGCATGTCTGTGAGGAGGCGGTGAAGAAGCTCAAAGTT AGCGGTAAAAAGACAGTGAAGGCCGTGTTGTGGGTCTCAGCTGATGGACTCCGGGTGGTTGATGACAAAACTAAG GATCTCATAGTGGACCAGACCATCGAGAAGGTTTCATTCTGTGCTCCTGACCGTAACTACGACAAGGCCTTCTCCTACATCTGCAGAGATGGGACCACCAGACGCTGGATGTGCCACTGTTTCATGGCTATCAAAGACacggtgtgt GGGGAGCGACTGAGCCATGCAGTGGGTTGTGCCTTCGCCGCCTGTCTGGAGAGGAAGCAGCGCAGGGAGAAGGAATGCGGCGTCACTGCATCCTTTGACGCCAGCCGCACCTCGTTTGTCCGTGAGGGTTCCTTCCGTGgaaactcctcctcctgcagccagCAGGGCAGCAGCAGTGAGCGGGATGACAAACTGCAGGACAAGAAGAGAG ACCAGCCCGTCTCTGGCGTCCCAGCTCTCCCACCTGGCACTGCCTCCCCACCAGAGGGTGCGGCGTCCCCCATGGACCGCCCAGAACCAGGTGGACCCCATGCCATCCCCCGCCGCCACGCGCCGATTGAGCAGCTGGTGCGTCAGGGCTCGTTCCGGGGATTCCCAGCACTGAGCCAGAAGAACTCCCCTTTCAAGAGGCAACTGTCACTGCGCCTCAACGACCTGCCTTCGACTCTGCAACGCAAGACTGACTTCCAGGCCACGAGCCCCG AGATGGAGATGGGATTACCAGGAGAGGCAGACCACAGTATTAATGCCCTGTGCAGCCAGATTAACATGTCTTTCACTAAACCATCAGACGAGCTCTTCTCCAACACGCCTCTGTCTACAAATGGCCCTCCAATCTGCACTGTGCCCCCGATCCTGCCCCCGCCACCTGTACCCATGCAAG ctACTTCCTCCTGGGTGCAACCGGAGCCTCctctccactctcactctcctcctGCACTTCCTGTGGCAATCCACCTGCAGAGTGGACACAAGCGCACACCGTCTGAGGCAGAGAGATGGCTGGAGGAGGTTTCCAAGACTGTCAAGGCTCAACAGACCCCTCCACCAGGTCCGACCATCCTGGCCATTCCTGGACCACCCACAGTTTCCACTCAGGCAGCTTTACTAGCTGCACCGCTGACGACTGTCTCCACGTCCAAACCCCTCATCTCAGGCCCCTCTGCCATGTCGAGTCATGTTCCATTGGCCCTTCCACCCATGCCGCTATCATCCGTTCCTCTAATACCAGGACCTCCGGTGTCAGGGCCTCCCATGTCTTTACCTTCCATGTCCATCCCCACAATGTCTGCGCCAATCATGTCTGGGGCCCCTATGATCCAGCCCTCTGTTCCTGGGCCCCCAGGATCCCTTCCGAGTTGCATGCAGCCCTTCCCCTTGGGTTATGATGCTACTCCAGCCTCTCTAGGAATGTTTTCCAGTCAGCCAGTTCAGCCAGCGTTTGCATCCATGCAGAGCTACATGCCAGGCCTGGCCAGCAGTATGACTTTCCCCAATGCCAGTGTGCCTGTCGTGGGCATCACACCCTCACAAATGGTGGCCAATGTCTTCTGCACTGCCACAGGGTCATCAGgtggaggcggaggaggaggaggaggaggagctaaagtGGGGGCGATGGGAGTCGTCGGCCAGCCGCACCATTCTTACACAGGAGCTCCTGCTGCAGTTGGGCCCACTGGAGCGTTTTCAACACCGCCGTTCTCTTCCACTCCACCATCATTAACAACCTTTAATGGCCTCCCTCTGCATAGCAGCGCCATCCAGAACGGAAGCCCCAGCTGTGGCAGGAATGTTGGCAGCACCAGCAGCtggccaccagagggcagtcaGCTGGCAGCTCCCGCGGCCAGTGATTCTCAAGATGATGATCGCTTTGAGGCCAAGTGGGCAGCGCTGGAGACCAAACCCGGGCCTCAGCAACCAGGAAATAAAGGACCGGCTGCAGCAGCCAACCCGTTTTCCAACAATCTACAAAAGACTTTTGAGATTGAGCTTTAA
- the numbl gene encoding numb-like protein isoform X5 has product MSSCGEMDKATELSSREHVSPEMNKLRQSLRRKKPTYVPEASRPHQWHSDEEAVRKGKCNFPVRYLGLVEVEESRGMHVCEEAVKKLKVSGKKTVKAVLWVSADGLRVVDDKTKDLIVDQTIEKVSFCAPDRNYDKAFSYICRDGTTRRWMCHCFMAIKDTVCGERLSHAVGCAFAACLERKQRREKECGVTASFDASRTSFVREGSFRGNSSSCSQQGSSSERDDKLQDKKRDQPVSGVPALPPGTASPPEGAASPMDRPEPGGPHAIPRRHAPIEQLVRQGSFRGFPALSQKNSPFKRQLSLRLNDLPSTLQRKTDFQATSPEMEMGLPGEADHSINALCSQINMSFTKPSDELFSNTPLSTNGPPICTVPPILPPPPVPMQATSSWVQPEPPLHSHSPPALPVAIHLQSGHKRTPSEAERWLEEVSKTVKAQQTPPPGPTILAIPGPPTVSTQAALLAAPLTTVSTSKPLISGPSAMSSHVPLALPPMPLSSVPLIPGPPVSGPPMSLPSMSIPTMSAPIMSGAPMIQPSVPGPPGSLPSCMQPFPLGYDATPASLGMFSSQPVQPAFASMQSYMPGLASSMTFPNASVPVVGITPSQMVANVFCTATGSSGGGGGGGGGGAKVGAMGVVGQPHHSYTGAPAAVGPTGAFSTPPFSSTPPSLTTFNGLPLHSSAIQNGSPSCGRNVGSTSSWPPEGSQLAAPAASDSQDDDRFEAKWAALETKPGPQQPGNKGPAAAANPFSNNLQKTFEIEL; this is encoded by the exons TAGCAGAGAGCACGTGTCCCCAGAGATGAACAAGCTTCGTCAGAGCCTAAGGAGGAAGAAGCCCACCTACGTCCCAGAGGCCAGCAGACCGCACCAGTGGCACTCTGACGAGGAGGCTGTACGCAAGGGCAAATGTAACTTTCCTGTCCGG TACCTGGGgttggtggaggtggaggagtcgAGAGGGATGCATGTCTGTGAGGAGGCGGTGAAGAAGCTCAAAGTT AGCGGTAAAAAGACAGTGAAGGCCGTGTTGTGGGTCTCAGCTGATGGACTCCGGGTGGTTGATGACAAAACTAAG GATCTCATAGTGGACCAGACCATCGAGAAGGTTTCATTCTGTGCTCCTGACCGTAACTACGACAAGGCCTTCTCCTACATCTGCAGAGATGGGACCACCAGACGCTGGATGTGCCACTGTTTCATGGCTATCAAAGACacggtgtgt GGGGAGCGACTGAGCCATGCAGTGGGTTGTGCCTTCGCCGCCTGTCTGGAGAGGAAGCAGCGCAGGGAGAAGGAATGCGGCGTCACTGCATCCTTTGACGCCAGCCGCACCTCGTTTGTCCGTGAGGGTTCCTTCCGTGgaaactcctcctcctgcagccagCAGGGCAGCAGCAGTGAGCGGGATGACAAACTGCAGGACAAGAAGAGAG ACCAGCCCGTCTCTGGCGTCCCAGCTCTCCCACCTGGCACTGCCTCCCCACCAGAGGGTGCGGCGTCCCCCATGGACCGCCCAGAACCAGGTGGACCCCATGCCATCCCCCGCCGCCACGCGCCGATTGAGCAGCTGGTGCGTCAGGGCTCGTTCCGGGGATTCCCAGCACTGAGCCAGAAGAACTCCCCTTTCAAGAGGCAACTGTCACTGCGCCTCAACGACCTGCCTTCGACTCTGCAACGCAAGACTGACTTCCAGGCCACGAGCCCCG AGATGGAGATGGGATTACCAGGAGAGGCAGACCACAGTATTAATGCCCTGTGCAGCCAGATTAACATGTCTTTCACTAAACCATCAGACGAGCTCTTCTCCAACACGCCTCTGTCTACAAATGGCCCTCCAATCTGCACTGTGCCCCCGATCCTGCCCCCGCCACCTGTACCCATGCAAG ctACTTCCTCCTGGGTGCAACCGGAGCCTCctctccactctcactctcctcctGCACTTCCTGTGGCAATCCACCTGCAGAGTGGACACAAGCGCACACCGTCTGAGGCAGAGAGATGGCTGGAGGAGGTTTCCAAGACTGTCAAGGCTCAACAGACCCCTCCACCAGGTCCGACCATCCTGGCCATTCCTGGACCACCCACAGTTTCCACTCAGGCAGCTTTACTAGCTGCACCGCTGACGACTGTCTCCACGTCCAAACCCCTCATCTCAGGCCCCTCTGCCATGTCGAGTCATGTTCCATTGGCCCTTCCACCCATGCCGCTATCATCCGTTCCTCTAATACCAGGACCTCCGGTGTCAGGGCCTCCCATGTCTTTACCTTCCATGTCCATCCCCACAATGTCTGCGCCAATCATGTCTGGGGCCCCTATGATCCAGCCCTCTGTTCCTGGGCCCCCAGGATCCCTTCCGAGTTGCATGCAGCCCTTCCCCTTGGGTTATGATGCTACTCCAGCCTCTCTAGGAATGTTTTCCAGTCAGCCAGTTCAGCCAGCGTTTGCATCCATGCAGAGCTACATGCCAGGCCTGGCCAGCAGTATGACTTTCCCCAATGCCAGTGTGCCTGTCGTGGGCATCACACCCTCACAAATGGTGGCCAATGTCTTCTGCACTGCCACAGGGTCATCAGgtggaggcggaggaggaggaggaggaggagctaaagtGGGGGCGATGGGAGTCGTCGGCCAGCCGCACCATTCTTACACAGGAGCTCCTGCTGCAGTTGGGCCCACTGGAGCGTTTTCAACACCGCCGTTCTCTTCCACTCCACCATCATTAACAACCTTTAATGGCCTCCCTCTGCATAGCAGCGCCATCCAGAACGGAAGCCCCAGCTGTGGCAGGAATGTTGGCAGCACCAGCAGCtggccaccagagggcagtcaGCTGGCAGCTCCCGCGGCCAGTGATTCTCAAGATGATGATCGCTTTGAGGCCAAGTGGGCAGCGCTGGAGACCAAACCCGGGCCTCAGCAACCAGGAAATAAAGGACCGGCTGCAGCAGCCAACCCGTTTTCCAACAATCTACAAAAGACTTTTGAGATTGAGCTTTAA
- the numbl gene encoding numb-like protein isoform X7, whose protein sequence is MDITCCQCNIYTLISNHVITRTLTHGETACSREHVSPEMNKLRQSLRRKKPTYVPEASRPHQWHSDEEAVRKGKCNFPVRYLGLVEVEESRGMHVCEEAVKKLKVSGKKTVKAVLWVSADGLRVVDDKTKDLIVDQTIEKVSFCAPDRNYDKAFSYICRDGTTRRWMCHCFMAIKDTVCGERLSHAVGCAFAACLERKQRREKECGVTASFDASRTSFVREGSFRGNSSSCSQQGSSSERDDKLQDKKRDQPVSGVPALPPGTASPPEGAASPMDRPEPGGPHAIPRRHAPIEQLVRQGSFRGFPALSQKNSPFKRQLSLRLNDLPSTLQRKTDFQATSPDELFSNTPLSTNGPPICTVPPILPPPPVPMQATSSWVQPEPPLHSHSPPALPVAIHLQSGHKRTPSEAERWLEEVSKTVKAQQTPPPGPTILAIPGPPTVSTQAALLAAPLTTVSTSKPLISGPSAMSSHVPLALPPMPLSSVPLIPGPPVSGPPMSLPSMSIPTMSAPIMSGAPMIQPSVPGPPGSLPSCMQPFPLGYDATPASLGMFSSQPVQPAFASMQSYMPGLASSMTFPNASVPVVGITPSQMVANVFCTATGSSGGGGGGGGGGAKVGAMGVVGQPHHSYTGAPAAVGPTGAFSTPPFSSTPPSLTTFNGLPLHSSAIQNGSPSCGRNVGSTSSWPPEGSQLAAPAASDSQDDDRFEAKWAALETKPGPQQPGNKGPAAAANPFSNNLQKTFEIEL, encoded by the exons atggaTATCACATGTTGTCAGTGTAATATTTATACTTTGATTTCAAACCATGTTATAACCAGGACGCTAACTCACGGGGAAACTGCATg TAGCAGAGAGCACGTGTCCCCAGAGATGAACAAGCTTCGTCAGAGCCTAAGGAGGAAGAAGCCCACCTACGTCCCAGAGGCCAGCAGACCGCACCAGTGGCACTCTGACGAGGAGGCTGTACGCAAGGGCAAATGTAACTTTCCTGTCCGG TACCTGGGgttggtggaggtggaggagtcgAGAGGGATGCATGTCTGTGAGGAGGCGGTGAAGAAGCTCAAAGTT AGCGGTAAAAAGACAGTGAAGGCCGTGTTGTGGGTCTCAGCTGATGGACTCCGGGTGGTTGATGACAAAACTAAG GATCTCATAGTGGACCAGACCATCGAGAAGGTTTCATTCTGTGCTCCTGACCGTAACTACGACAAGGCCTTCTCCTACATCTGCAGAGATGGGACCACCAGACGCTGGATGTGCCACTGTTTCATGGCTATCAAAGACacggtgtgt GGGGAGCGACTGAGCCATGCAGTGGGTTGTGCCTTCGCCGCCTGTCTGGAGAGGAAGCAGCGCAGGGAGAAGGAATGCGGCGTCACTGCATCCTTTGACGCCAGCCGCACCTCGTTTGTCCGTGAGGGTTCCTTCCGTGgaaactcctcctcctgcagccagCAGGGCAGCAGCAGTGAGCGGGATGACAAACTGCAGGACAAGAAGAGAG ACCAGCCCGTCTCTGGCGTCCCAGCTCTCCCACCTGGCACTGCCTCCCCACCAGAGGGTGCGGCGTCCCCCATGGACCGCCCAGAACCAGGTGGACCCCATGCCATCCCCCGCCGCCACGCGCCGATTGAGCAGCTGGTGCGTCAGGGCTCGTTCCGGGGATTCCCAGCACTGAGCCAGAAGAACTCCCCTTTCAAGAGGCAACTGTCACTGCGCCTCAACGACCTGCCTTCGACTCTGCAACGCAAGACTGACTTCCAGGCCACGAGCCCCG ACGAGCTCTTCTCCAACACGCCTCTGTCTACAAATGGCCCTCCAATCTGCACTGTGCCCCCGATCCTGCCCCCGCCACCTGTACCCATGCAAG ctACTTCCTCCTGGGTGCAACCGGAGCCTCctctccactctcactctcctcctGCACTTCCTGTGGCAATCCACCTGCAGAGTGGACACAAGCGCACACCGTCTGAGGCAGAGAGATGGCTGGAGGAGGTTTCCAAGACTGTCAAGGCTCAACAGACCCCTCCACCAGGTCCGACCATCCTGGCCATTCCTGGACCACCCACAGTTTCCACTCAGGCAGCTTTACTAGCTGCACCGCTGACGACTGTCTCCACGTCCAAACCCCTCATCTCAGGCCCCTCTGCCATGTCGAGTCATGTTCCATTGGCCCTTCCACCCATGCCGCTATCATCCGTTCCTCTAATACCAGGACCTCCGGTGTCAGGGCCTCCCATGTCTTTACCTTCCATGTCCATCCCCACAATGTCTGCGCCAATCATGTCTGGGGCCCCTATGATCCAGCCCTCTGTTCCTGGGCCCCCAGGATCCCTTCCGAGTTGCATGCAGCCCTTCCCCTTGGGTTATGATGCTACTCCAGCCTCTCTAGGAATGTTTTCCAGTCAGCCAGTTCAGCCAGCGTTTGCATCCATGCAGAGCTACATGCCAGGCCTGGCCAGCAGTATGACTTTCCCCAATGCCAGTGTGCCTGTCGTGGGCATCACACCCTCACAAATGGTGGCCAATGTCTTCTGCACTGCCACAGGGTCATCAGgtggaggcggaggaggaggaggaggaggagctaaagtGGGGGCGATGGGAGTCGTCGGCCAGCCGCACCATTCTTACACAGGAGCTCCTGCTGCAGTTGGGCCCACTGGAGCGTTTTCAACACCGCCGTTCTCTTCCACTCCACCATCATTAACAACCTTTAATGGCCTCCCTCTGCATAGCAGCGCCATCCAGAACGGAAGCCCCAGCTGTGGCAGGAATGTTGGCAGCACCAGCAGCtggccaccagagggcagtcaGCTGGCAGCTCCCGCGGCCAGTGATTCTCAAGATGATGATCGCTTTGAGGCCAAGTGGGCAGCGCTGGAGACCAAACCCGGGCCTCAGCAACCAGGAAATAAAGGACCGGCTGCAGCAGCCAACCCGTTTTCCAACAATCTACAAAAGACTTTTGAGATTGAGCTTTAA
- the numbl gene encoding numb-like protein isoform X3 has product MDITCCQCNIYTLISNHVITRTLTHGETACSREHVSPEMNKLRQSLRRKKPTYVPEASRPHQWHSDEEAVRKGKCNFPVRYLGLVEVEESRGMHVCEEAVKKLKVSGKKTVKAVLWVSADGLRVVDDKTKDLIVDQTIEKVSFCAPDRNYDKAFSYICRDGTTRRWMCHCFMAIKDTGERLSHAVGCAFAACLERKQRREKECGVTASFDASRTSFVREGSFRGNSSSCSQQGSSSERDDKLQDKKRDQPVSGVPALPPGTASPPEGAASPMDRPEPGGPHAIPRRHAPIEQLVRQGSFRGFPALSQKNSPFKRQLSLRLNDLPSTLQRKTDFQATSPEMEMGLPGEADHSINALCSQINMSFTKPSDELFSNTPLSTNGPPICTVPPILPPPPVPMQATSSWVQPEPPLHSHSPPALPVAIHLQSGHKRTPSEAERWLEEVSKTVKAQQTPPPGPTILAIPGPPTVSTQAALLAAPLTTVSTSKPLISGPSAMSSHVPLALPPMPLSSVPLIPGPPVSGPPMSLPSMSIPTMSAPIMSGAPMIQPSVPGPPGSLPSCMQPFPLGYDATPASLGMFSSQPVQPAFASMQSYMPGLASSMTFPNASVPVVGITPSQMVANVFCTATGSSGGGGGGGGGGAKVGAMGVVGQPHHSYTGAPAAVGPTGAFSTPPFSSTPPSLTTFNGLPLHSSAIQNGSPSCGRNVGSTSSWPPEGSQLAAPAASDSQDDDRFEAKWAALETKPGPQQPGNKGPAAAANPFSNNLQKTFEIEL; this is encoded by the exons atggaTATCACATGTTGTCAGTGTAATATTTATACTTTGATTTCAAACCATGTTATAACCAGGACGCTAACTCACGGGGAAACTGCATg TAGCAGAGAGCACGTGTCCCCAGAGATGAACAAGCTTCGTCAGAGCCTAAGGAGGAAGAAGCCCACCTACGTCCCAGAGGCCAGCAGACCGCACCAGTGGCACTCTGACGAGGAGGCTGTACGCAAGGGCAAATGTAACTTTCCTGTCCGG TACCTGGGgttggtggaggtggaggagtcgAGAGGGATGCATGTCTGTGAGGAGGCGGTGAAGAAGCTCAAAGTT AGCGGTAAAAAGACAGTGAAGGCCGTGTTGTGGGTCTCAGCTGATGGACTCCGGGTGGTTGATGACAAAACTAAG GATCTCATAGTGGACCAGACCATCGAGAAGGTTTCATTCTGTGCTCCTGACCGTAACTACGACAAGGCCTTCTCCTACATCTGCAGAGATGGGACCACCAGACGCTGGATGTGCCACTGTTTCATGGCTATCAAAGACacg GGGGAGCGACTGAGCCATGCAGTGGGTTGTGCCTTCGCCGCCTGTCTGGAGAGGAAGCAGCGCAGGGAGAAGGAATGCGGCGTCACTGCATCCTTTGACGCCAGCCGCACCTCGTTTGTCCGTGAGGGTTCCTTCCGTGgaaactcctcctcctgcagccagCAGGGCAGCAGCAGTGAGCGGGATGACAAACTGCAGGACAAGAAGAGAG ACCAGCCCGTCTCTGGCGTCCCAGCTCTCCCACCTGGCACTGCCTCCCCACCAGAGGGTGCGGCGTCCCCCATGGACCGCCCAGAACCAGGTGGACCCCATGCCATCCCCCGCCGCCACGCGCCGATTGAGCAGCTGGTGCGTCAGGGCTCGTTCCGGGGATTCCCAGCACTGAGCCAGAAGAACTCCCCTTTCAAGAGGCAACTGTCACTGCGCCTCAACGACCTGCCTTCGACTCTGCAACGCAAGACTGACTTCCAGGCCACGAGCCCCG AGATGGAGATGGGATTACCAGGAGAGGCAGACCACAGTATTAATGCCCTGTGCAGCCAGATTAACATGTCTTTCACTAAACCATCAGACGAGCTCTTCTCCAACACGCCTCTGTCTACAAATGGCCCTCCAATCTGCACTGTGCCCCCGATCCTGCCCCCGCCACCTGTACCCATGCAAG ctACTTCCTCCTGGGTGCAACCGGAGCCTCctctccactctcactctcctcctGCACTTCCTGTGGCAATCCACCTGCAGAGTGGACACAAGCGCACACCGTCTGAGGCAGAGAGATGGCTGGAGGAGGTTTCCAAGACTGTCAAGGCTCAACAGACCCCTCCACCAGGTCCGACCATCCTGGCCATTCCTGGACCACCCACAGTTTCCACTCAGGCAGCTTTACTAGCTGCACCGCTGACGACTGTCTCCACGTCCAAACCCCTCATCTCAGGCCCCTCTGCCATGTCGAGTCATGTTCCATTGGCCCTTCCACCCATGCCGCTATCATCCGTTCCTCTAATACCAGGACCTCCGGTGTCAGGGCCTCCCATGTCTTTACCTTCCATGTCCATCCCCACAATGTCTGCGCCAATCATGTCTGGGGCCCCTATGATCCAGCCCTCTGTTCCTGGGCCCCCAGGATCCCTTCCGAGTTGCATGCAGCCCTTCCCCTTGGGTTATGATGCTACTCCAGCCTCTCTAGGAATGTTTTCCAGTCAGCCAGTTCAGCCAGCGTTTGCATCCATGCAGAGCTACATGCCAGGCCTGGCCAGCAGTATGACTTTCCCCAATGCCAGTGTGCCTGTCGTGGGCATCACACCCTCACAAATGGTGGCCAATGTCTTCTGCACTGCCACAGGGTCATCAGgtggaggcggaggaggaggaggaggaggagctaaagtGGGGGCGATGGGAGTCGTCGGCCAGCCGCACCATTCTTACACAGGAGCTCCTGCTGCAGTTGGGCCCACTGGAGCGTTTTCAACACCGCCGTTCTCTTCCACTCCACCATCATTAACAACCTTTAATGGCCTCCCTCTGCATAGCAGCGCCATCCAGAACGGAAGCCCCAGCTGTGGCAGGAATGTTGGCAGCACCAGCAGCtggccaccagagggcagtcaGCTGGCAGCTCCCGCGGCCAGTGATTCTCAAGATGATGATCGCTTTGAGGCCAAGTGGGCAGCGCTGGAGACCAAACCCGGGCCTCAGCAACCAGGAAATAAAGGACCGGCTGCAGCAGCCAACCCGTTTTCCAACAATCTACAAAAGACTTTTGAGATTGAGCTTTAA